A region of Vigna radiata var. radiata cultivar VC1973A chromosome 10, Vradiata_ver6, whole genome shotgun sequence DNA encodes the following proteins:
- the LOC106775968 gene encoding heat shock 70 kDa protein, mitochondrial has translation MAAVLRSLRRRDVASATFSAYRSLTGSTKPAYVAQKWSCLARPFSSRPAGNDVIGIDLGTTNSCVSVMEGKNPKVIENSEGARTTPSVVAFNQKGELLVGTPAKRQAVTNPTNTVFGTKRLIGRRFDDPQTQKEMKMVPFKIVKAPNGDAWVEANGQQYSPSQIGAFVLTKMKETAEAYLGKSVTKAVITVPAYFNDAQRQATKDAGRIAGLDVQRIINEPTAAALSYGMNNKEGLIAVFDLGGGTFDVSILEISNGVFEVKATNGDTFLGGEDFDNALLDFLVNEFKRTESIDLSKDRLALQRLREAAEKAKIELSSTSQTEINLPFITADASGAKHLNITLTRSKFEALVNNLIERTKAPCKSCLKDANISVKDVDEVLLVGGMTRVPKVQEVVSEIFGKSPSKGVNPDEAVAMGAAIQGGILRGDVKELLLLDVTPLSLGIETLGGIFTRLINRNTTIPTKKSQVFSTAADNQTQVGIKVLQGEREMAADNKMLGEFDLVGIPPAPRGLPQIEVTFDIDANGIVTVSAKDKSTGKEQQITIRSSGGLSEDEIEKMVKEAELHAQKDQERKALIDVRNTADTTIYSIEKSLGEYREKIPSEVAKEIEDAVSDLRKAISGDNVDEIKSKLDAANKAVSKIGQHMSGDSSGGSSAGGSQGGDQAPEAEYEEVKK, from the exons ATGGCTGCCGTGCTTCGCTCTCTCCGCCGCCGTGATGTCGCCTCCGCCACCTTCTCTGCTTATCGCTCG TTGACGGGAAGCACTAAGCCTGCATATGTAGCTCAGAAGTGGTCTTGTTTGGCTCGACCATTCAG TTCAAGACCTGCTGGAAATGATGTCATTGGTATTGATTTAGGTACAACCAATTCATGTGTTTCCGTCATGGAAGGAAAG AACCCCAAAGTTATTGAGAATTCTGAGGGTGCTAGAACAACACCGTCTGTGGTTGCTTTTAACCAGAAAGGGGAGCTGCTTGTTGGTACCCCAGCCAAACGTCAAGCTGTAACTAACCCGACAAACACTGTCTTTGGTACCAAGCGTTTGATCGGTAGACGATTTGATGATCCTCAAACACAAAAGGAGATGAAAATGGTTCCGTTCAAGATTGTTAAGGCTCCAAATGGTGATGCGTGGGTTGAGGCTAATGGACAACAGTATTCTCCTAGCCAAATTGGTGCTTTTGTTCTCACCAAGATGAAGGAAACTGCAGAAGCTTATCTTGGAAAGTCGGTTACGAAGGCGGTAATTACTGTACCGGCTTATTTCAATGATGCTCAGAGGCAGGCAACAAAAGATGCTGGTAGAATTGCAGGTCTTGATGTGCAGAGAATTATCAATGAACCCACTGCTGCTGCACTTTCATACGGAATGAACAACAAGGAGGGTCTCATTGCTGTTTTTGACCTTGGAGGTGGAACATTTGATGTATCCATCTTAGAAATTTCGAATGGCGTGTTTGAG GTGAAAGCAACAAATGGTGACACTTTCTTGGGAGGAGAGGATTTTGACAATGCCTTGTTGGATTTTCTGGTGAACGAATTTAAAAGAACCGAGAGTATTGACCTTTCAAAGGACAGGCTTGCACTGCAGAGGCTTCGTGAAGCTGCTGAGAAAGCCAAGATAGAGCTGTCTTCAACATCTCAAACTGAAATCAACCTGCCTTTCATTACTGCTGATGCTTCTGGTGCTAAGCATCTGAACATAACATTGACTAGATCTAAGTTTGAGGCCTTGGTAAATAACTTGATCGAAAGGACCAAGGCACCATGCAAAAGCTGTCTGAAGGATGCTAACATCTCTGTCAAGGATGTTGATGAGGTTCTTCTTGTCGGAGGGATGACTAGGGTACCCAAAGTCCAAGAGGTGGTTTCAGAGATATTTGGAAAGTCTCCCAGCAAAGGTGTAAATCCTGATGAGGCAGTTGCCATGGGGGCGGCAATCCAAGGTGGTATCCTACGTGGAGATGTTAAAGAGCTACTGCTCCTGGATGTAACTCCGCTTTCTCTGGGTATTGAGACTTTGGGAGGTATCTTTACTAGGTTGATCAACCGCAACACAACTATTCCCACTAAGAAGAGTCAG GTCTTTTCAACTGCAGCCGACAATCAAACTCAGGTCGGTATCAAGGTGCTACAAGGTGAGCGGGAAATGGCTGCAGACAACAAAATGCTTGGAGAATTTGACCTTGTTGGTATTCCTCCTGCTCCCAGAGGTCTTCCTCAGATTGAGGTCACGTTTGACATTGATGCCAATGGTATAGTTACCGTCTCTGCTAAAGACAAGTCTACTGGGAAAGAACAACAAATCACCATTCGGTCATCTGGCGGACTCTCGGAAGATGAGATTGAAAAGATGGTTAAAGAAGCAGAATTGCACGCTCAGAAAGACCAAGAAAGAAAGGCTCTTATTGACGTTAGAAATACTGCTGACACTACTATATATAGCATTGAGAAGAGTTTAGGGGAATACAGGGAGAAGATTCCCAGTGAAGTGGCCAAAGAAATTGAGGATGCAGTTTCGGATTTGAGAAAGGCGATATCTGgggataatgttgatgaaattAAGTCTAAGCTTGATGCTGCAAACAAAGCTGTATCGAAAATTGGGCAGCACATGTCAGGTGATTCTAGTGGCGGTTCCTCAGCCGGTGGTTCACAGGGTGGGGACCAGGCTCCAGAGGCAGAGTATGAGGAGGTCAAGAAGTGA
- the LOC106775685 gene encoding DNA polymerase V, with protein sequence MGSSSKKKSSVAEEQTLATNDSPKPPNKKSKTTVTSGDGQQEPSVKPMERKKKRKALDKKRRRTSSQPQPEPVAYESKPVPSTAAGALPEFHIGVFKDLAAASEAAREAAAKQMVTELKAVQSAYDTREEKENGEGGFKLEAEKDDGLDNCAPSVRYAVRRLIRGVSSSRECARQGFALGLTVLAGTLYNIKVESFLKLVVNLLEVTSSMKGQEAKDCLLGRLFAYGALARSGRLIMEWNIDKNTPYIREFINVLISLANKKRYLQEPVVLIILDMVEKLPVEALVNHVLEAPGLHEWFEAAIEVGNPDALLLALKLRDKSCMDSSLFGKLLPNPFSSGQFFSADHLSSLSNCLKESTFCQPRLHSVWPVLINILLPNTIVQIEDAASASNSLKKHKKSRKSSSSDEEIVGNLQSFCEIIIEESLLMSSHDRKHLAFDVLFLLLQKLPASLLPVVLSYKVVQCMVDVLSAKNTWLYKVAQHFLKQLSDWVGDDDVRRVAVIVAIQKHSSGKFDRVTRTKHVKDFMSQFKTEPGCMLFVQNLINLFVDEGNAVEEPSDQSQTTDENSEIGSIEDKDSPRSNGNSDFLKSWVIESLPSILKFLKLGDDEKFRIQKEIMKFLAVQGLFTASLGSEVTSFELVEKFRWPKSPTSNSLCKMCINQLQLLLANAQKGEGSRPLANSSEPNDLGSYFMKFFGTFCNIPSVSLFRSLDDVDQKAVKSLQAVETRLSREERSHDCNTDANRLLALRYLLIQLLLQVLLCPGEYAEAASELIICCKKAFSGSDLPESSGEDVEVDDAPELMDVLVDTLLSLLPQSSAPMRSSIEQVFKYFCGDITDDGLIRMLRIIKKQIKPARHPAIASADDDDDEDDDDDFINIEDEIDQAETGESDVQTDDSESVVEVEEADHGHSEASDDSDSGMDDDAMFRIDTYLAQIFKEKKNHAGAETAHSQLVLFKLRILSLLEIFLHENPGKPQVLMVYSNLAQAFVNPQTAEVSEQLAQRIWGILQKQIFKAKDYPRGDGVHLSTLESLLEKSLKLASRPFKRQKSKQSAAWNRQKMVSSLAQTSTFWILKIIDSRNFSQSELEKIIQIFRDVLMGYFENKKSQIKCGFLKEIFRRRPWIGHGVFGFILERCGSAKSDFRRVEALDLVMEIMKSLTSGNSDEQNASKKILKSNLDKLSHLMKELATNVPSKPARRTEVHKFYVKVLEILSKLNLTKQYFKALAPDTEAALEAQLGEQFISLKKLEK encoded by the exons ATGGGTAGTAGCAGTAAGAAGAAGAGCTCCGTGGCCGAGGAACAAACCCTCGCCACCAACGATTCTCCCAAACCGCCCAACAAGAAATCCAAGACCACTGTCACCTCCGGTGATGGTCAGCAAGAACCTTCAGTCAAGCCaatggagaggaagaagaagcgCAAAGCCTTGGACAAAAAGCGGCGCCGTACGTCATCACAACCGCAACCCGAGCCTGTAGCTTATGAATCCAAACCAGTGCCTAGTACCGCCGCCGGCGCTCTCCCGGAGTTTCACATCGGTGTATTCAAGGACCTTGCGGCGGCGTCCGAGGCGGCGAGGGAAGCAGCCGCAAAACAAATGGTGACGGAGTTGAAGGCGGTTCAGAGCGCCTATGATACGCGTGAGGAGAAGGAGAATGGCGAGGGTGGATTCAAGTTGGAAGCGGAGAAAGACGATGGATTGGATAACTGTGCTCCGTCTGTGAGATACGCTGTTCGTAGGCTCATCCGCGGTGTTTCTTCGTCCAGAGAG tgTGCGCGACAAGGTTTTGCATTAGGTTTAACGGTTTTAGCTGGCACTCTTTATAATATTAAGGTTGAATCATTCCTTAAACTTGTAGTGAATTTGCTGGAAGTAACTTCATCAATGAAGGGTCAG GAAGCAAAAGATTGTCTATTAGGGCGCTTATTTGCCTATGGAGCTTTGGCACGATCAGGAAGACTTATAATGGAGTGGAATATAGATAAAAACACTCCTTACATAAGAGAATTTATTAATGTACTTATTTCTCTTGCCAATAAAAAGCGATACTTGCAAGAGCCGGTTGTTCTAATAATATTAGATATGGTTGAAAAG tTGCCCGTTGAAGCCTTGGTGAATCATGTTCTTGAAGCTCCAGGACTGCATGAGTGGTTTGAAGCTGCTATAGAAGTAGGAAATCCTGATGCTTTGTTACTGGCTTTAAAACTTAGAGACAAGAGCTGTATGGACAGTTCCTTGTTTGGAAAATTACTACCAAATCCATTCAGCTCTGGCCAGTTTTTCTCTGCTGATCACCTGTCTTCTCTAAGTAATTGCTTGAAG GAATCAACATTTTGTCAACCTCGGCTTCATAGTGTCTGGCCAGTTTTGATAAATATTCTCTTACCTAATACTATTGTGCAAATAGAAGATGCAGCATCCGCTTCAAATTCATtaaagaaacacaaaaaaagCCGAAAGTCTAGCTCTTCCGATGAAGAAATTGTGGGGAATCTTCAGTCTTTTTGTGAAATAATTATTGAAGAATCCCTTCTCATGTCATCTCATGACCGGAAACACTTAGCTTTTGATGTTCTCTTTCTTCTACTCCAAAAGCTGCCTGCGTCATTACTTCCTGTTGTTCTGTCATATAAAGTTGTTCAGTGCATGGTGGATGTACTATCCGCAAAGAACACATGGCTGTATAAAGTAGCTCAGCATTTTCTTAAACAGTTGTCAGATTGGGTGGGGGATGACGATGTCAGAAGAGTTGCTGTTATAGTGGCTATTCAGAAGCACAGCAGTGGAAAATTTGATCGTGTAACACGAACAAAACATGTTAAAGATTTTATGTCACAGTTCAAAACTGAACCTGGTTGCATGCTCTTTGTCCAGAACTTAATTAACCTGTTTGTGGATGAAGGTAACGCTGTGGAGGAACCTTCAGACCAGAGTCAAACCACAGATGAAAATTCTGAAATAGGATCTATTGAGGATAAGGATTCTCCCAGGTCCAATGGGAATTCTGACTTCTTGAAGAGTTGGGTTATAGAATCCCTTCccagtattttaaaattcttgaagCTAGGTGATGATGAGAAGTTCCGAATACAGAAAGAAATCATGAAGTTTTTGGCTGTTCAGGGTCTATTCACCGCCTCTCTTGGCTCTGAGGTAACGTCATTTGAGTTAGTGGAGAAATTCAGATGGCCAAAATCCCCCACATCAAATTCTCTCTGCAAGATGTGTATAAACCAGCTGCAATTGTTATTGGCAAATGCTCAGAAAGGGGAGGGCTCTCGTCCTTTGGCTAATAGCTCTGAGCCAAATGATCTTGGTTCATACTTCATGAAATTCTTTGGCACCTTTTGCAACATTCCTTCTGTTTCCCTCTTCCGGTCTTTAGATGATGTAGATCAAAAGGCAGTAAAAAGTTTGCAGGCAGTGGAAACAAGATTATCCAGAGAG GAACGGAGCCATGATTGTAACACTGATGCTAATAGATTGCTTGCATTGAGATACTTGCTCATCCAACTGCTTCTGCAAGTACTTCTTTGTCCAGGGGAGTACGCCGAAGCTGCATCTGAACTCATTATTTGTTGTAAGAAAGCATTTTCTGGTTCTGATCTTCCTGAGTCCTCTGGAGAAGATGTGGAGGTTGATGATGCTCCCGAACTGATGGACGTTCTTGTGGATACATTACTCTCTCTGCTACCACAATCATCAGCTCCTATGCGATCTTCCATAGAACAG gtatttaaatatttttgtggtgATATCACTGATGATGGACTGATCCGAATGTTGCGGATCATTAAGAAACAGATAAAGCCTGCAAGACATCCAGCTATAGCGAGTGcagacgatgatgatgatgaggatgatgatgatgactttATCAATATTGAAGATGAAATTGATCAAGCTGAAACAGGTGAGAGTGACGTCCAGACAGATGACTCTGAGTCAGTTGTCGAGGTGGAGGAGGCTGATCATGGCCACTCTGAAGCTTCTGATGATTCTGATAGTGGGATGGATGATGATGCTATGTTCAGGATTGATACATATCTTGCCCAGatattcaaagaaaagaaaaatcatgctGGGGCTGAAACTGCCCATTCTCAGCTTGTGTTGTTCAAACTTCGAATCCTTTCACTGTTGGAAATTTTCCTTCATGAAAATCCAG GTAAGCCTCAAGTTCTTATGGTCTACTCAAATTTGGCTCAGGCATTTGTTAACCCTCAGACAGCAGAAGTTAGTGAGCAGCTTGCACAGCGAATATGGGGAATATTACAAAAGCAGATATTTAAAGCAAAGGATTATCCGAGAGGTGATGGTGTACATTTATCCACTCTTGAATCTCTGTTGGAAAAAAGTCTAAAACTAGCTTCAAGACCATTTAAAAGACAGAAATCAAAGCAATCAGCTGCCTGGAACAGACAAAAAATGGTTTCATCTCTTGCCCAAACCTCGACCTTctggattttgaaaattattgatTCAAGAAATTTCTCTCAGTCTGAATTGGAGAAGATTATTCAGATTTTCCGCGACGTATTAATGggatattttgaaaataagaaatctCAAATCAAATGTgggtttttgaaagaaatatttcGAAGACGACCATGGATTGGACATGGTGTATTTGGCTTTATTTTGGAGAGGTGTGGAAGTGCCAAGTCAGATTTTCGACGAGTCGAGGCTCTTGATTTGGTAATGGAAATAATGAAGTCGCTGACGTCAGGCAACAGTGATGAACAGAATGCATCGAAAAAGATTCTTAAAAGCAATTTGGATAAACTTTCTCATCTAATGAAAGAATTAGCAACTAATGTGCCAAGTAAACCGGCAAGGCGGACAGAGGTACATAAGTTTTATGTCAAGGTTTTGGAGATCCTGTCTAAGCTTAACCTCACCAAGCAATATTTTAAAGCTTTGGCACCTGATACCGAAGCTGCCCTTGAGGCTCAACTTGGTGAGCAATTCATTAGTTTGAAGAAGTTGGAGAAATAA
- the LOC106776183 gene encoding uncharacterized protein LOC106776183: protein MELAQHKVNENGLGEDSETSARVPLRDRRVYPGNPAGLVRKRAYIFDGTGNFYNKDWDLADLFQKEEKELELREGRGKEFSWYHVELPKGNQKLSQSAEDLIGVFCPPLKLQDILSLVSNGPFCAHVDGALVFRVNSPGPPSSDFTFRIAARVTEHSVITVSLGRVPRLGFSRVGESLLSEIPSLESSSSLRGQQEERGGIVIKEHVLEFLLTMNHSEEADNPVPRSVSNLVVHIIDTHVDQLQDLVTKLEMELDSVELDLDKGGYALKKQMLDDRRFPKLHINLQRLLQVIAHGEQVYLRVKEKCSSKKWFASDDLNSLEDLIGRLRRMKENVGFIVNRVTAIQAGLDSWQSEQINRKLYYLSFLSIIFLPLSIVTGVFGMNVGGVPWTGQNAPELKDGFRNVILLCVAMLFLVLLCFIFPALYTRIAAAWRNKRALRRNWSLNRKSLLRRSLRMGDQDRGGYLRI, encoded by the exons ATGGAACTAGCTCAGCATAAAGTTAATGAGAATGGGTTGGGCGAGGACAGTGAAACTTCTGCACGGGTTCCTCTCAGGGATCGCCGTGTCTACCCTGGCAATCCGGCAGGCTTGGTGAGGAAGAGGGCTTATATATTTGACGGCACCGGGAACTTTTATAACAAGGATTGGGATCTGGCAGACCTTTTTcagaaagaagagaaggaacTGGAGTTACGGGAAGGTAGAGGGAAGGAGTTTTCTTGGTACCATGTGGAATTACCGAAGGGAAATCAAAAGTTGTCACAATCTGCAGAAGACCTGATTGGTGTTTTCTGCCCACCATTGAAACTCCAAGACATTCTTTCACTGGTTAGCAACGGACCCTTTTGTGCACATGTAGATGGAGCGCTTGTCTTTCGTGTTAATTCGCCTGGTCCTCCTTCCAGTGACTTCACATTCAGGATTGCTGCTAGAGTTACTGAACATTCTGTAATTACCGTGTCATTGGGACGTGTTCCCAGATTAGGCTTCTCACGCGTGGGTGAATCTCTTCTATCAGAGATTCCTAGTCTTGAAAGTTCCTCTTCTTTAAGAGGTCAGCAAGAGGAAAGAGGGGGGATAGTTATAAAGGAGCATGTTCTTGAATTCTTATTGACTATGAATCACTCTGAGGAAGCCGACAACCCTGTGCCCAGATCTGTCTCAAATCTTGTTGTTCACATAATTGACACACATGTAGATCAGCTTCAAGATCTTGTGACTAAGCTTGAGATGGAGTTGGATTCTGTGGAGCTGGACTTGGATAAAG GTGGTTATGCTCTGAAGAAACAAATGCTAGATGACAGAAGATTCCCCAAACTGCATATTAATTTGCAACGTCTCTTGCAG GTGATTGCCCATGGAGAGCAAGTATATCTCCGAGTCAAAGAAAAATGCTCTTCAAAAAAATGGTTTGCCAGTGATGACCTTAACTCCCTTGAAGATCTAATTGGAAGGTTAAGGAGGATGAAGGAGAATGTAGGGTTTATAGTAAATCGTGTCACAGCAATTCAGGCCGGTTTAGACAGCTGGCAATCGGAGCAAATAAACAGAAAGCTGTATTATCTCTCTTTCCTTTCAATAATATTCCTCCCTTTGTCGATAGTAACAGGAG TCTTTGGCATGAATGTTGGAGGAGTTCCATGGACAGGTCAAAATGCCCCAGAGCTAAAAGATGGTTTTCGCAATGTCATCTTACTCTGCGTTGCAATGTTATTTCTTGTACTGCTCTGTTTCATTTTCCCGGCCCTTTATACTCGTATAGCTGCTGCATGGCGAAATAAGAGGGCTCTGAGAAGAAACTGGTCACTGAACAGGAAGTCATTGCTGAGGAGATCATTGAGAATGGGAGATCAAGACAGAGGGGGCTATCTGCGGATTTAA
- the LOC106775686 gene encoding transcription factor GTE7, which translates to MASAVLANRNEPNWPQHRGGGAGFMGKVPFSNPNPSSNPKLANSKRTQSASDDASSINRRSNDAGVSHSQYVCFSISTCTKKELNDIKNRLVSELEQVRKCRNRIESGELQPGQSSNGHPKKPSSKKVSGNKRPLPLNSVKELKRSHSEVGNTMKVCSQILQKLMKHKHGWIFNVPVDVVGMGLHDYYDIIKQPMDLGTVKSNLSKNVYSTPADFASDVRLTFNNALTYNPKGHDVYTMAEQLLARFEELYRPMRDKSEGWIRQDQDYDEELQASSWSHVEPERVKKKENPIPPAKLQQEPPQPPASSSNPPLLQSPVRTPSPLRAPPVKPLKQPKPKAKDPNKREMSLEEKHKLGLGLQSLPAEKMEQVVQIIRRRNGHLKXDGDEIELDIEAVDTETLWELDRLVTNYKKMVSKIKRXALMGNINNNNEQSSRGNGELAASEKVDGGAVEVKKPKKVEAGDEDIDIGDEMPMSMFPPVEIEKDKDVGGGHASSSSSSSGSSSSDSSSSSDSDSGSSSGSDSEADNGHL; encoded by the exons ATGGCTTCCGCCGTCCTTGCTAACCGGAACGAACCGAATTGGCCACAGCATAGAGGCGGTGGAGCTGGATTCATGGGAAAAGTACCTTTttctaaccctaaccctagTTCTAATCCTAAATTAGCGAATAGCAAAAGGACCCAATCGGCGTCCGACGATGCTTCCTCTATCAACAGGAGATCGAACGACGCTGGCGTAAGTCACTCTCAATACGTGTGCTTCAGCATATCTACGTGCACAAAGAAGGAGCTCAACGACATCAAAAATCGCCTTGTGTCGGAGCTTGAACAGGTTCGCAAGTGCAGAAATCGAATCGAATCCGGCGAGTTACAGCCCGGGCAGAGCTCCAACGGCCACCCGAAGAAACCGTCAAGCAAAAAGGTTTCCGGCAACAAACGACCCTTACCCTTGAATTCCGTCAAGGAATTGAAACGGTCCCATTCGGAAGTTGGGAACACGATGAAGGTTTGCTCGCAGATTTTGCAGAAGCTGATGAAACACAAACATGGGTGGATCTTCAATGTTCCTGTTGATGTTGTCGGAATGGGACTCCACGATTACTATGATATAATTAAGCAACCCATGGATCTGGGTACTGTGAAGTCGAATCTCTCTAAGAACGTGTACTCCACGCCTGCGGATTTCGCTTCTGATGTGAGGTTAACTTTCAACAATGCACTGACTTATAACCCTAAGGGCCATGACGTATACACCATGGCGGAGCAGCTTCTGGCAAGGTTTGAGGAGCTGTATCGGCCGATGCGCGACAAATCTGAAGGTTGGATTAGACAAGATCAAGATTACGATGAGGAATTGCAGGCTAGTTCTTGGAGCCACGTGGAGCCGGAGAGGGTGAAAAAGAAGGAGAATCCAATCCCTCCTGCGAAATTGCAACAAGAGCCTCCCCAGCCCCCTGCGAGTTCATCAAACCCTCCATTGTTGCAGTCTCCCGTGCGTACGCCATCTCCATTGCGAGCNCCTCCTGTGAAGCCTTTGAAACAACCGAAGCCAAAGGCTAAGGATCCCAACAAGAGGGAGATGAGTCTGGAGGAGAAACACAAATTGGGGTTAGGGTTGCAGAGTTTGCCAGCAGAGAAAATGGAACAGGTGGTGCAGATTATAAGGAGGAGGAACGGGCATTTGAAGCNGGATGGGGATGAGATCGAGCTAGATATTGAGGCTGTTGACACAGAGACCCTTTGGGAACTTGATCGGTTAGTGACTAATTATAAGAAGATGGTTAGCAAGATTAAGAGGCNGGCATTGATGGGCAATATTAACAACAACAATGAGCAGTCTAGCAGAGGGAACGGG GAATTGGCTGCTAGCGAGAAGGTTGATGGGGGTGCAGTTGAGGTGAAGAAGCCGAAGAAAGTAGAAGCAGGGGATGAGGATATTGACATTGGAGACGAGATGCCAATGAGTATGTTTCCCCCTGTGGAGATTGAGAAAGATAAAGATGTTGGTGGAGGACATGCAAGTAGTAGTTCTAGTAGCTCTGGCAGTTCAAGCAGTGATTCATCATCGTCTAGTG ATTCGGATTCAGGGAGTTCCTCGGGGAGTGATTCTGAAGCAGACAATGGGCATTTGTAG